The Equus quagga isolate Etosha38 chromosome 2, UCLA_HA_Equagga_1.0, whole genome shotgun sequence genome has a window encoding:
- the LOC124235864 gene encoding LOW QUALITY PROTEIN: olfactory receptor 4K15-like (The sequence of the model RefSeq protein was modified relative to this genomic sequence to represent the inferred CDS: substituted 1 base at 1 genomic stop codon), whose amino-acid sequence MLSSLIDICFFSIQVTEDKXLPKSMNETNHSRVTEFVLLGLSNSQELQPFLFFIFSLLYLTILLGNVLIILTVTSDSRLHTPMYFLLANLSFIDIGVASFATPKMISDLLVGRKTISFDACLAQIFFVHLFTGSEMVLLVSMAYDRYVAICKPLHYMTIMSRRVCIILVFISWLVGFIHTTSQLAFTVNLPFCGPNQVDSFFCDLPLVTKLACTDTYVVSLLIVADSGFLSMSSFLLLVVSYTVILITVRNHSSASMAKARSTLTAHITVVTLFFGPCIFIYVWPFSSYSIDKVLAVFYTIFTPILNPVIYTLRNKEVKAAMSKLKSRYLKPGQVSAVIRNVLFLETK is encoded by the coding sequence ATGCTCAGTTCATTAATTGacatctgtttcttttctattcagGTAACTGAAGATAAGTGACTACCAAAGTCAATGAATGAAACAAATCATTCTCGAGTGACCGAATTTGTGTTGCTGGGACTCTCTAATTCTCAGGAGCTCCagcctttcttatttttcatattttcactcCTTTACCTAACAATACTGCTGGGCAACGTTCTCATCATTCTCACTGTGACCTCAGATTCCCGCCTTCATACTCCTATGTACTTTCTACTTGCCAACCTCTCTTTTATAGATATAGGTGTTGCCTCTTTTGCCACCCCTAAAATGATTTCAGACCTCCTGGTTGGGCGCAAGACTATTTCTTTTGATGCCTGCCTGGCCCAGATTTTCTTTGTTCACCTTTTCACTGGCAGTGAAATGGTGCTCCTTGTTTCCATGGCTTATGACCGTTATGTTGCAATATGCAAACCGCTCCACTACATGACAATCATGAGCCGCCGTGTATGTATTATTCTTGTCTTCATCTCCTGGTTGGTGGGATTTATTCATACTACTAGCCAGTTGGCATTTACTGTTAACTTGCCTTTTTGTGGTCCGAATCAGGTAGACAGTTTTTTCTGTGACCTGCCTCTAGTGACCAAGCTGGCCTGCACAGACACTTATGTTGTCAGCCTCCTAATAGTTGCAGACAGTGGCTTTCTTTCTATGAGTTCGTTCCTCCTCTTGGTTGTCTCCTACACTGTGATACTTATCACAGTTAGGAATCACTCATCTGCTAGCATGGCAAAGGCCCGCTCCACATTGACTGCCCACATCACAGTGGTCACACTATTCTTTGGACCATGCATCTTCATCTATGTGTGGCCCTTCAGCAGTTATTCAATTGATAAAGTCCTTGCTGTGTTCTACACCATCTTTACTCCCATTTTAAACCCAGTTATCTACACCCTAAGGAACAAGGAAGTGAAGGCTGCTATGTCAAAACTGAAGAGTCGGTATCTGAAGCCCGGCCAGGTTTCTGCTGTCATAAGAAATGTTCTTTTCCTGGAAACAAAGTAA
- the LOC124235110 gene encoding LOW QUALITY PROTEIN: olfactory receptor 4K1-like (The sequence of the model RefSeq protein was modified relative to this genomic sequence to represent the inferred CDS: inserted 2 bases in 1 codon), with protein sequence MDGAEFILLGLSSSRDLQLFLFFIFSVSYGAAMLGNILIILLVITDSHLHFPMYFLLINLSFIDMCQATFATPKMTADFLNEYKTITFQGCMSQIFFLHVFGGSEMVLLVAMAYDRYIAICKPLHYMTIMSRRVCTVLVGVSWTIGILHSASHLVFTVNLPFCGPNKVDNFFCDLPLVIKLACLDTXVLEILVLTNSGLLSLICFLLLLISYTIMLATVHHQASGGMSKALSTLSAHVTVVVLFFGPIIFIYIWPFESFPIDKFISVCFTIFTPLLNPMIYTLRNKDVKEAMRKLRNRHTVSKQVF encoded by the exons ATGGATGGAGCTGAATTCATTTTATTGGGTCTATCTAGCTCTAGAGATCTacagctcttccttttctttatcttctctgtGTCTTATGGAGCTGCAATGTTGGGAAACATCCTTATCATACTCCTGGTAATTACAGACTCTCACTTGCATTTTCCGATGTACTTTCTCCTTATCAATCTCTCCTTCATTGACATGTGTCAGGCTACATTTGCCACTCCCAAGATGACTGCAGACTTCCTCAATGAATACAAGACCATCACCTTTCAGGGATGCATGTCACAAATCTTTTTCTTGCATGTTTTTGGGGGTAGTGAGATGGTGCTTCTTGTTGCCATGGCCTACGATAGATACATTGCTATATGCAAACCTCTGCACTACATGACCATCATGAGCCGAAGAGTGTGCACTGTTCTGGTGGGGGTCTCCTGGACCATTGGCATCCTGCACTCAGCCAGCCACCTGGTGTTCACAGTCAATCTTCCTTTCTGTGGACCCAACAAGGTTGACAATTTCTTTTGTGATCTCCCCCTCGTGATCAAGCTTGCCTGCCTAGACAC TGTTTTAGAGATCCTGGTGCTCACCAACAGTGGCCTGCTTTCACTTAtctgctttctccttttgctcATTTCTTACACTATTATGCTTGCTACTGTCCATCACCAAGCCTCTGGTGGGATGTCCAAGGCACTTTCCACCCTGTCTGCTCATGTCACGGTTGTGGTTCTTTTCTTTGGCCCAATAATCTTCATCTATATCTGGCCCTTTGAAAGCTTCCCAATTGATAAATTTATCTCTGTGTGTTTTACCATCTTCACTCCTCTTCTTAATCCCATGATTTACACACTGAGGAATAAAGATGTAAAGGAAGccatgaggaagctgaggaaccGACACACAGTTTCCAAGCAGGTGTTTTAG